One genomic segment of Culturomica massiliensis includes these proteins:
- a CDS encoding bifunctional adenosylcobinamide kinase/adenosylcobinamide-phosphate guanylyltransferase gives MNIEFHIGPRNCGKSVFVEQKMENFNKLFYIATLPQFKIYTNTIISHRKRRSQKWTTIELSFNLEEDIHNIKKQIYEFCPNCAILLDGIWTWYVFQNKIGNTKINALAFADFIIEIVNSLNAKWFFVDICNQTKTENDLYAIHNKIIEKLNINTIIDWRYE, from the coding sequence ATGAATATTGAATTTCACATTGGACCACGAAATTGTGGAAAATCAGTTTTCGTAGAGCAAAAGATGGAAAACTTTAATAAACTATTTTATATTGCAACTCTACCACAATTTAAAATTTATACCAATACAATTATATCACACAGAAAAAGGAGAAGCCAAAAGTGGACCACAATAGAGTTATCTTTCAACTTGGAAGAAGATATTCATAATATAAAAAAACAGATATACGAATTTTGTCCCAATTGTGCAATTTTACTTGATGGGATCTGGACTTGGTATGTCTTTCAAAATAAGATAGGAAATACAAAAATTAATGCTTTGGCATTTGCAGATTTTATAATCGAAATCGTAAACTCTTTAAATGCAAAATGGTTCTTTGTGGATATCTGTAACCAAACAAAAACAGAGAATGATCTTTATGCAATTCATAATAAAATTATCGAAAAACTAAATATTAATACTATAATCGACTGGAGATATGAATGA